A region from the Pirellulales bacterium genome encodes:
- a CDS encoding protein kinase — translation MHASPPAELIERLGRLQLATAHQVRAAQRHARRLAKDLALFDSVWVDALVQARTLTTFQAARINAGKSDSLRVGPFVLLAQLPSPSYGACYRAREIGTTQEVRLTVIDCPDDPDAMVARIRSVIEISAAISTPHVIPIERCGADGPRVWVVSPQVSSRTAGELLIRGGRLPPDVVCEIARQMAAALTVCEVRGIVHGDISAGQLVLDPLGGAQLIHPGLRAAVRASEDDQTSALVPAAYDYMAPELARGLAPTSVATDIYACGALWWHLLAGRPPLSGATAEDRCHAAQTTRIRSIYPIAPDTPRVLVDAIARCTEHAIENRPAHFAELLEMLGPPSDRGQALVTRHVERGASPPERLVRRVRTMRRSPNAPTWLTVAAGVLLALSIGIWPLYQSGLSDNGAAARQIAKSDVPNAQTRLSVAAPRLAPAGQRNAEPKSTAPPNSEAVPTAAALPKGVAPQSARGATKPRDVVRTVALQPVPPRVEPTSVSREFLISAARPLAWEQVRPRAGQVVRARTGERAQVVLPAGGGTLAIDNLRFADIDFVVPALTASAQAALVVTARHVSFERCSFQSVSPASLTVAALHWSVEASSETEGMAVPCELSMRECVMARVGVGICAEIAGQATLKLSDVLFLGSGSFVSIVPSSVARGAEASRWPCTTDLQLRHCTVRGAACVLDLSAPRGDSAAGAVHVDARECVFAPHEAGTIVHVTGGVTPADVLRSLTWQGEGSVVARKIPVVLWSAASGQRRTVGDGKLPIEGLVRTELGFAGEADEGPDASRLVRWQVPLRSGQPPGIGDVPLALPSLR, via the coding sequence GTGCATGCATCACCTCCGGCAGAATTGATCGAGCGATTGGGCCGATTGCAATTGGCCACGGCGCATCAGGTGCGCGCGGCGCAGCGCCACGCTCGGCGGCTGGCAAAGGATCTGGCGTTATTCGACTCGGTATGGGTCGATGCGCTGGTGCAGGCGCGTACGCTCACCACGTTTCAAGCCGCGCGAATCAATGCCGGCAAGAGTGACAGCCTGCGCGTGGGACCATTCGTGCTGCTGGCTCAACTACCTTCGCCGAGCTACGGCGCGTGCTATCGGGCGCGCGAAATTGGTACCACGCAGGAAGTGCGGCTGACCGTCATCGATTGCCCGGATGACCCGGACGCGATGGTCGCTCGCATACGATCTGTGATCGAAATTTCAGCAGCGATCTCCACGCCGCATGTGATTCCGATCGAGCGCTGTGGCGCCGATGGACCTCGGGTGTGGGTCGTCTCGCCCCAAGTCAGCAGCCGAACAGCCGGCGAATTGCTGATTCGCGGCGGCCGGCTTCCTCCGGATGTGGTATGCGAGATTGCCCGGCAAATGGCCGCAGCGTTGACCGTGTGCGAAGTCCGGGGAATCGTGCACGGCGACATCTCGGCCGGGCAGTTGGTGCTGGATCCGTTAGGCGGCGCGCAGTTGATCCATCCTGGATTGCGCGCCGCGGTAAGGGCGAGTGAGGACGATCAGACGAGCGCGCTTGTGCCCGCGGCCTACGACTATATGGCGCCGGAGTTGGCGCGCGGGCTGGCTCCGACGAGCGTGGCGACGGATATTTATGCCTGTGGCGCGCTGTGGTGGCATCTGTTAGCTGGTCGGCCGCCGCTTTCTGGTGCGACAGCGGAGGATCGCTGCCATGCCGCGCAGACGACGCGCATCCGCAGTATCTATCCGATTGCACCCGATACTCCGCGCGTGTTGGTGGACGCTATTGCCCGCTGTACGGAACACGCGATCGAAAACCGGCCCGCGCATTTCGCAGAGCTTTTGGAAATGCTGGGGCCGCCGAGCGATCGTGGGCAGGCGCTGGTCACGCGGCATGTCGAGCGGGGGGCGTCGCCGCCCGAGCGGTTGGTGCGCCGCGTGCGCACGATGCGTCGCTCGCCCAATGCTCCCACCTGGCTGACTGTGGCGGCCGGCGTGCTGCTGGCACTTTCGATTGGAATTTGGCCCCTTTATCAAAGTGGCCTTTCCGACAATGGTGCGGCGGCACGGCAAATTGCCAAGTCCGATGTACCGAACGCCCAGACAAGGTTATCGGTCGCCGCCCCGCGGCTCGCTCCTGCCGGCCAGCGAAATGCTGAACCAAAATCGACAGCACCACCCAATTCAGAAGCCGTGCCAACAGCCGCGGCATTGCCCAAGGGGGTAGCGCCGCAATCGGCGCGCGGCGCGACGAAACCGCGCGACGTGGTAAGGACCGTGGCTCTGCAACCGGTGCCCCCGCGCGTCGAGCCCACGAGCGTGTCGCGCGAGTTTTTGATTTCCGCGGCGCGTCCCCTCGCCTGGGAGCAGGTCCGCCCGCGTGCCGGACAGGTCGTACGTGCCCGCACGGGCGAGCGCGCTCAAGTTGTACTGCCGGCAGGCGGTGGCACGTTGGCGATCGACAACCTACGGTTTGCCGACATCGACTTTGTCGTACCAGCGCTCACGGCTTCGGCGCAGGCGGCGCTCGTCGTCACGGCGCGGCATGTCTCGTTCGAACGATGTTCGTTTCAGTCCGTATCGCCCGCCAGCCTAACCGTGGCGGCCCTTCATTGGTCCGTGGAGGCAAGTAGCGAAACAGAAGGTATGGCGGTGCCGTGTGAATTGTCGATGCGCGAGTGTGTGATGGCGCGCGTCGGCGTCGGCATCTGTGCCGAAATCGCCGGACAAGCCACGCTGAAATTGTCCGACGTTTTGTTTCTCGGCTCGGGATCGTTCGTGAGCATTGTTCCGTCGTCGGTTGCGCGTGGCGCGGAAGCTTCACGCTGGCCCTGCACGACCGATCTGCAACTACGGCATTGCACTGTTCGCGGCGCGGCGTGCGTCTTGGATCTTTCTGCGCCGCGTGGCGACAGCGCGGCGGGTGCGGTACACGTCGACGCCCGCGAGTGTGTCTTCGCGCCGCACGAGGCCGGCACCATCGTGCATGTAACAGGCGGCGTCACGCCGGCCGACGTCCTGCGATCGTTGACCTGGCAAGGCGAGGGCTCGGTGGTCGCCCGTAAGATTCCGGTCGTCCTATGGAGCGCTGCGAGTGGACAACGACGTACTGTGGGGGATGGCAAGCTACCGATCGAAGGGCTGGTGCGCACCGAGCTCGGTTTTGCCGGTGAAGCCGACGAAGGGCCCGACGCGTCTCGGCTGGTCCGCTGGCAGGTTCCCCTCCGCTCGGGGCAGCCGCCAGGTATTGGCGACGTGCCCCTGGCCCTGCCATCGCTTCGGTAA